TTCAGTCATATTTTTATGCTTTATGTTATTTCCAGGGGATCTTTTTTCTTTCCCTGACAAAATCCAAGTACCAGAAGGATTTATGATTGAAGAATTTGCCACCGGTCTCGGCAGGCCGAGATTTATGGCATTCAGTCCAGACGGTGTTCTTTTTACAACTATCATAAGAGAAGGGGAAGTCGTCGGTCTTCCTGATAAAGATAAAGACGGTAAATCGGATAAAAAGATTACATTTTTAAAAGGACTAAATAGTCCGCATGGCATAGCCTTTTACAAGGGTTACCTCTATATTGGTGAGACCTATCAGATTGTACGCTATGAGTATAAGGGCATTAATTCCAAACCGGGTAAGGAAGAAATAATTGTTCCAGACCTCCCTACTGGCGGGCACTTTACAAGGACAGTTAACTTTGGTCCGGATGGGAAGATGTACGTATCCATAGGCTCGTCCTGCAATATATGTGAAGAGAAAGACAGAAGACGAGCAGCAATTCTACAACTCAATCCCGATGGAAGTGATGGGAAGGTATTTGCAAAGGGTTTGAGAAACTCAGTGGGTCTGACCTGGGATCCGGTCAAGGGGGAAATGTGGGCGAGCGACAACGGAAGAGACTGGTTAGGGGATAATTTACCACCAGATGAGATAAACAGGGTTAACGAAGGAAAAGATTATGGATGGCCATATTGTTATGGAGACAGGATTCCCGATCCTAAATTTAATGACGGCCGTAGATGCAGAAATACCGTCGCTCCAATAGTTGAATTACAGGCCCACTCTGCTCCTCTAGGACTGACCTTTTATGATGGCGATCTATTTCCTGAAGAATTCAAGGGAGACCTATTTGTCGCATATCACGGCTCCTGGAATAGGTCAGTTCCAACTGGATATAAACTTGTGCGGATCCGGATTAAAGACGGTAAACCTGAGGCAATTGAAGACTTCGCAACAGGCTGGCTCCAGGGAACTAAGGTTTTGGGTAGGCCGGTTGACGTGTTGGTGGGACAAGATGGGTCTCTATATGTTTCAGATGATAGAAGAGGGATAATCTATAAGATTACTTATAGAAAAAATAGACGATCAAATTAAAAGTTTGAAGAAATAATTTTTCTAATCCTATTCCCGCAAACCTTACAAAAAGAATTATGACCCAGTGATCGCATGATACAGAATGCTTCTGGTCTGTATACTCCACAATGATGATGGAAAGCACCCTCAAAGGCACCCACCTTGCCAGCCAAGTGAGAAGGTGGCTTAGGACTGAAGTCATTACAATTGGGATTCCGGAAAAAGGGGATTTCATCCTCTTCGACAATCAAATGACCCCATTTTAGCCTTGCTCGCTCGATTGATGTCGCGATGTTAGCCTCTGAGCGAGGTTGGCCCGCATATCGCTTTCCAATCAGTCCATTGCTACCCGCATATTCATA
The DNA window shown above is from Thermodesulfobacteriota bacterium and carries:
- a CDS encoding sorbosone dehydrogenase family protein; the protein is MIEEFATGLGRPRFMAFSPDGVLFTTIIREGEVVGLPDKDKDGKSDKKITFLKGLNSPHGIAFYKGYLYIGETYQIVRYEYKGINSKPGKEEIIVPDLPTGGHFTRTVNFGPDGKMYVSIGSSCNICEEKDRRRAAILQLNPDGSDGKVFAKGLRNSVGLTWDPVKGEMWASDNGRDWLGDNLPPDEINRVNEGKDYGWPYCYGDRIPDPKFNDGRRCRNTVAPIVELQAHSAPLGLTFYDGDLFPEEFKGDLFVAYHGSWNRSVPTGYKLVRIRIKDGKPEAIEDFATGWLQGTKVLGRPVDVLVGQDGSLYVSDDRRGIIYKITYRKNRRSN